A window of the Lactuca sativa cultivar Salinas chromosome 5, Lsat_Salinas_v11, whole genome shotgun sequence genome harbors these coding sequences:
- the LOC111877455 gene encoding probable E3 ubiquitin ligase SUD1 — translation MANEQAVLPADDTVRDVAVNAPVSASSSSSVSSASVLTSETVSDNANSGKNTSNTMYDDDDDEEGDVCRICRNPGDADNPLRYPCACSGSIKFVHQDCLLQWLNHSNARQCEVCKHPFSFSPVYAENAPAKLPFQEFLVGMSMKACHVLQFFLRLTFVLSVWLVIIPFITFWMWRFSFVRTFTEAQKLFLTHISTTIILTDCLHGFLLSASIVFIFLGATSLRDYFRHLREIGGQDGNVDDEGDRNGARAARRQAQQPNRNVVGDDVAAAQGIAGAGQIIRRNAENVAARWEMQAARLEAHVEQMFDGLDDGEGAEDVPFDELVGMQGPLFHLVENAFTVLASNMIFLGVMILVPFHLGRFILHHLSWLLSSATTPMLMTVVPLTEQALSLANITLKNTLTAVANLTSDHSHSSEIIQTNVTTPFSPDNVLETTSATSSWVSDVTTLAVGYIFVFSLIVFYFATVALIRYTKGEPLIMGRFYGIASVLETIPSLFKQFVTAVKHLMTMIKVAFLLVVELGVFPLMCGWWLDFCTLKMFGKSIGQRVDFFSVSPLASSLIHWAVGIVYMLQISIFVSLLRGVLRHGVLYFLRDPADPNYNPFRDLIDDPVHKHARRVLLSVAVYGSLIVMLVFLPVKLAMRMAPNIFPLDITVSDPFTEIPANMLLFQICIPFAIEHFKLRATIKSLLHYWFTGVGWALGLTEFLLPGPEYQPAAANGNRDPVRQDLAIVGHVAPPPMDNNVNPPEADADERTDSERYGFVICIVLLLLAAWMTLLIFNSALIVIPISLGRALFNAVPLLPITHGIKCNDLYAFIIGSYVISTGLAGARYAIDQIKTKRATVLLGQIWKWCSIVVKSCILLSIWIFVIPVMIGLLFELLVIVPMRVPVDESPVFLLYQDWAFGLIFLKIWTQLVMLDQMAPLVDDSWRVKFERVRENGFSRLQGVWVLREIVIPIMMKLLTALCFPYVLARGVFPVFGYPLVVNSAVYRFAWVGCLSFSLVCYCGKRFHVWVRNLHNSIRDDRYLIGRRLHNFGEETERQDDELLVGNGEMGSEGDDVVGLRHRVRGGNVVPLEAGGVFV, via the exons ATGGCGAACGAACAAGCGGTTCTACCGGCAGACGACACAGTTCGAGACGTCGCTGTTAATGCTCCGGTTTCTGCATCTTCTTCATCATCGGTTTCTTCTGCTTCGGTTTTGACATCAGAGACTGTTTCGGATAATGCTAATAGCGGCAAGAATACGTCGAACACCATGtacgacgacgacgacgacgaagAGGGGGATGTTTGCCGGATCTGCCGGAATCCGGGAGACGCAGATAATCCTCTACGGTATCCTTGTGCTTGTAGCGGTAGTATCAAGTTTGTTCATCAAGACTGCCTTCTCCAGTGGCTCAATCACAGCAACGCTCGGCAGTGCGAG GTTTGCAAACACCCGTTTTCATTCTCACCAGTATATGCCGAAAACGCCCCTGCAAAGCTCCCTTTCCAGGAGTTTTTAGTGGGAATGTCAATGAAAGCATGTCATGTATTACAGTTCTTTTTACGCCTCACCTTTGTCCTTTCCGTATGGCTTGTAATCATCCCCTTCATTACATTCTGGATGTGGCGCTTCTCATTTGTCAGAACTTTCACTGAAGCCCAAAAACTCTTCCTAACACACATCTCCACCACCATCATCCTCACCGACTGTCTCCATGGCTTCCTACTCTCCGCAAGCATCGTCTTCATATTCCTCGGCGCCACCTCACTCAGGGACTATTTTCGCCATTTACGAGAAATCGGAGGGCAGGATGGTAATGTTGACGATGAAGGAGATAGAAACGGGGCCCGTGCTGCTAGAAGACAAGCTCAACAACCAAACAGAAACGTTGTAGGTGATGATGTGGCTGCAGCACAGGGGATCGCAGGCGCTGGTCAAATAATTAGAAGAAATGCTGAAAATGTTGCTGCCAGGTGGGAAATGCAAGCAGCTCGTTTGGAAGCACATGTGGAACAAATGTTTGATGGTTTAGATGATGGAGAAGGTGCTGAAGATGTTCCCTTTGATGAACTTGTTGGCATGCAAGGACCTCTTTTTCATTTGGTTGAAAATGCATTTACT gtTCTTGCTAGCAACATGATATTTCTTGGTGTTATGATACTTGTCCCTTTCCACCTCGGACGATTTATACTCCATCATTTATCATGGCTTTTATCATCTGCTACAACCCCAATGTTAATGACGGTTGTACCCCTCACAGAACAAGCGCTTTCTCTAGCAAATATCACGTTGAAAAACACTTTGACTGCAGTTGCAAATCTGACATCTGATCACAGCCATAGCTCAGAGATTATTCAAACAAATGTTACTACTCCCTTTTCTCCTGATAATGTTCTAGAAACAACATCCGCCACGTCATCATGGGTGTCTGATGTCACAACTCTTGCTGTCGGCTATATCTTTGTGTTCTCTCTTATAGTTTTCTACTTTGCAACAGTGGCGCTTATTAGGTATACAAAAGGGGAGCCTTTGATCATGGGAAGGTTTTATGGGATTGCTTCGGTTCTAGAAACAATCCCTTCTCTTTTCAAACAGTTTGTGACAGCTGTCAAGCATTTAATGACTATGATAAAAGTCGCGTTCCTTTTGGTGGTTGAGTTAGGGGTTTTCCCTCTCATGTGTGGGTGGTGGCTGGATTTTTGCACTTTGAAAATGTTTGGAAAATCAATCGGTCAACGGGTTGACTTTTTCTCAGTCTCTCCATTGGCAAGCTCGTTGATTCATTGGGCTGTAGGAATTGTGTACATGTTACAGATATCCATATTCGTCAGCCTTCTCAGAGGG GTTTTACGCCATGGAGTTTTGTATTTTCTGCGTGATCCGGCTGATCCTAATTACAACCCGTTTAGAGATCTGATAGATGATCCGGTTCACAAACATGCACGTAGGGTTCTTTTGTCAGTTGCGGTGTATGGAAGCTTAATAGTAATGCTTGTATTTCTACCAGTTAAACTTGCCATGAGAATGGCTCCTAACATCTTTCCTCTTGATATCAC AGTGTCGGACCCGTTTACTGAGATCCCAGCCAACATGCTTCTGTTTCAAATATGCATTCCATTTGCTATTGAGCATTTTAAGCTTCGGGCAACGATTAAATCACTTCTACATTATTGGTTTACTGGAGTGGGTTGGGCACTTGGGCTGACCGAGTTCTTACTGCCCGGACCTGAATATCAACCTGCAGCAGCAAATGGAAATCGGGATCCAGTAAGGCAGGATCTGGCCATAGTTGGACATGTGGCTCCTCCTCCCATGGATAATAATGTTAATCCTCCAGAAGCTGATGCTGATGAACGAACTGATTCAGA GAGGTATGGATTTGTGATCTGCATTGTGTTGCTTTTATTGGCGGCTTGGATGACACTTTTGATCTTCAATTCCGCATTAATTGTGATCCCTATCTCACTTGGACGTGCGTTGTTTAACGCGGTCCCACTTCTCCCAATCACACATGGCATCAAATGCAATG ATCTATACGCCTTCATTATCGGAAGTTACGTGATCTCAACCGGACTAGCCGGTGCCCGATACGCGATTGACCAAATCAAAACAAAGCGAGCCACAGTTTTATTAGGTCAAATCTGGAAATGGTGCTCCATTGTTGTCAAGAGCTGTATACTACTATCAATATgg ATTTTTGTGATCCCGGTGATGATCGGGCTACTGTTTGAGCTTCTGGTGATTGTACCAATGCGGGTCCCGGTAGACGAAAGCCCTGTTTTCTTATTGTACCAAGACTGGGCTTTTGGGCTTATCTTCCTTAAAATCTGGACACAGTTGGTGATGCTGGACCAGATGGCGCCACTGGTGGACGACAGCTGGCGGGTGAAATTCGAGAGGGTGAGGGAAAACGGGTTCTCTCGGCTGCAGGGAGTTTGGGTGCTGCGGGAGATTGTGATCCCGATCATGATGAAGCTGCTAACGGCTCTGTGTTTCCCTTATGTGTTGGCACGAGGGGTATTTCCGGTATTTGGGTACCCGTTGGTGGTGAACTCAGCTGTTTACAGGTTTGCATGGGTGGGGTGTTTGAGTTTTAGTTTGGTGTGTTATTGTGGGAAGAGGTTTCATGTGTGGGTGAGGAATTTGCATAATTCGATAAGGGATGATCGGTATTTGATTGGGAGAAGACTTCATAACTTTGGGGAAGAGACAGAGAGACAAGATGATGAGTTGTTGGTTGGTAATGGTGAGATGGGTAGTGAAGGTGATGATGTAGTAGGGTTGAGGCATAGGGTTAGAGGGGGAAATGTTGTACCCCTGGAGGCTGGAGGGGTGTTTGTGTAA